One Agelaius phoeniceus isolate bAgePho1 chromosome 6, bAgePho1.hap1, whole genome shotgun sequence DNA window includes the following coding sequences:
- the F2 gene encoding prothrombin: MAQTKTSILRGLLFSSLLHLTLSHDGVFLEKGQALSLLKRHRRANKGFLEEMLKGNLERECLEEICSYEEAFEALESTDQTDIFWSKYQVCQGLGKARTLLDACLEGNCALGLGQHYQGTISQTKSGIECQVWTSKYPHIPKFNATIYPNLIENYCRNPDNNSEGPWCYTRDPTVEREACPIPVCGEDRTTVPFTPRAAEPAPMEPCEPEKGMLYTGTLSVTVSGSKCLPWNSEKAKEVLHGKQVDPEVELQENYCRNPDRDDEGAWCVTNESPYFDYCDLHYCDSSLEDENQESEGLSGRSTLPKDFKPFFDEKTFGSGEADCGTRPLFEKKKITDKSERELLDSYTGRIVGGDDAEVGSSPWQVMLYKKSPQELLCGASLISDSWILTAAHCLFYPPWDKNLSTSDLLVRIGKHVRAKYEKNKEKIALLDKIIIHPKYNWKENMDRDIALMHLKRPISFSDYIHPVCLPTKEVVQRLMLAGYKGRVTGWGNLKETWATSPSNLPTVLQQVNVPIVDQSTCKASTRVKVTDNMFCAGYSPDALKRGDACEGDSGGPFVMKNPDDNRWYQVGIVSWGEGCDRDGKYGFYTHVFRLKKWIRKVIENQGR, translated from the exons ATGGCGCAGACCAAAACCAGCATACTGAGGGgcctgctcttctccagccttCTGCACCTCACCTTGAGCCATGATGGAG TTTTCCTGGAAAAGGGGCAGGCATTGTCACTGCTCAAGCGCCACCGACGTGCCAACAAGGGATTTCTAGAAGAGATGCTTAAGGGAAACCTGGAGCGAGAGTGCTTGGAGGAGATATGCAGTTATGAGGAGGCTTTCGAAGCCCTTGAATCCACCGATCAGACG GATATATTTTGGTCAAAATACCAAG TATGTCAGGGCCTGGGAAAGGCCAGGACACTTCTGGATGCTTGTCTAGAAG GTAACTGCGCTCttgggctgggccagcactaTCAGGGAACAATTAGCCAAACCAAGTCTGGGATTGAATGTCAAGTGTGGACAAGCAAATATCCACATATTCCTAA ATTTAATGCCACCATTTATCCCAACCTCATTGAGAACTACTGCAGGAACCCAGACAACAACTCAGAAGGCCCATGGTGCTATACCCGAGACCCAACGGTAGAGCGGGAGGCGTGTCCCATCCCCGTGTGTG GTGAAGACAGAACAACAGTTCCATTCACTCCACGGGCCGCAGAACCTGCACCAATGGAACCTTGTGAACCAGAGAAAGGCATGCTTTACACAGGGACTCTCTCAGTCACTGTGTCTGGATCTAAGTGTCTACCATGGAACTCTGAGAAAGCCAAAGAGGTGCTCCATGGAAAACAAGTTGACCCAGaagtggagctgcaggagaattACTGTCGGAATCCAGACAGAGATGACGAGGGTGCCTGGTGTGTCACAAATGAATCACCCTACTTTGACTACTGTGATCTGCACTACTGCG ACAGCTCGCTAGAGGATGAGAACCAAGAGTCTGAGGGACTATCAGGACGTTCTACTCTTCCTAAAGACTTCAAACCCTTCTTTGATGAAAAAACTTTTGGTTCAGGTGAAGCAG ATTGTGGCACTCGTCCTTtatttgagaagaaaaagataaCAGACAAAAGTGAGAGGGAGCTGTTGGATTCCTACACAGGAAGAATTGTTGGTGGGGATGATGCAGAAGTTGGCAGCTCCCCCTGGCAA GTGATGCTCTACAAAAAGtctcctcaggagctgctgtgtggtGCCAGCCTTATCAGTGACAGCTGGATCCTGACTGCTGCTCATTGTCTTTTTTATCCACCCTGGGACAAGAACTTAAGTACAAGTGACCTGTTGGTGCGGATTGGCAAGCACGTAAGAGCAAA ATATGAAAAGAATAAAGAGAAGATTGCTCTGTTGGATAAAATAATCATCCATCCTAAGTACAACTGGAAAGAGAACATGGACCGAGACATCGCACTCATGCACTTAAAGAGACCCATCAGCTTCAGTGACTACATCCATCCTGTCTGCCTGCCTACCAAAGAAGTCGTGCAGAG GCTGATGCTGGCAGGTTACAAAGGGAGGGTAACTGGTTGGGGAAACTTGAAAGAAACATGGGCCACTAGCCCCTCCAACTTGCCCACAGTTCTGCAACAAGTCAATGTGCCCATTGTAGATCAAAGTACCTGCAAGGCATCCACCAGAGTCAAAGTCACTGACAACATGTTCTGTGCAG GTTACAGTCCTGATGCGCTAAAGAGAGGAGATGCCTGTGaaggggacagtgggggacCTTTTGTAATGAAG AACCCAGATGACAACCGTTGGTATCAAGTGGGAATAGTTTCATGGGGAGAAGGCTGTGACCGAGATGGCAAATATGGATTTTACACCCACGTATTCCGCCTGAAAAAGTGGATACGAAAAGTCATCGAAAATCAAGGGCGATAG